Part of the Bacillota bacterium genome, CTTTCTGAATAATCGGATGAAGTTTCAAGCCCTTCGCGCCCTTCTCCACGTCTATCCTCAACGTTGCTTCAATATCTTGATCATTGGCAAAATCAACTGTAGTAAAAGGAATAATCCCTGCATCAACTTCTGAAGCCTGACGCAAGTCTTCGAAAACCAGGTTCGGGGCGATGGGCAGACATACATTCTTCACCACTCCCGCTTCATCCATGGAATTTCTCATGTTTTCCAAAGTAGCTGTCATGTTTCTAGCCCGGCAGGCTTTGGTAATCTGGTTTTCGAAAAGGTTTTCTAAAGCCCACTCCATAACCGCATTGGTTTTGTAGAGTCCCGCTTCTGCGACTGAAATTAGATCAAGTGTAACCTTTTTCTTGGCACCTTTTTCATAAATCAACTTTCCACCGCCGGGATAGAGGATATCTCCCAAATGGGTATGAACATCAATGATCAAATTAACTCCTCCTCGCAAAATGTTGTCAACAACCCCGTCCCCCTGACATTTCGGCGATTGCTTCATCTCGCAGGGATTTTTTGAAAACCTTTTCGGTAACGGTCAGGGGTATCTCCTTTACAAACTTGATCTGCTTCGGCACCGCGTACGGGGGCAGGTGTTCACGACAGTACTGCTGTAGTTCCGCCGCTTCAACCCGGTGTTCTCCACCTTCTTTAAGCTGGATAACAGCCATTACCCTCTCGCTGCCGGGGTTGTCCGGATCGGGAACCCCGAATGCCGCCGCCATCAGTACATCGGGATGGCGGAAGAGCACCTCGTCAACTTCCGTGGTGTAGACCTTGTTTCCCGATACATTTACCATATCCTTGATCCTGTCGCTCAGATGGAAAAACCCGTCTTCATCCATGAAGCCGATGTCGCCGGTATGCAGCCAGCCATCCTGGTCCAACCCCGACCCCGGATCGGGCCAGTAGCCCTTCATTACCTGAGGTCCGCGCACGACGATTTCTCCTGTTTCGCCAAAAGGCACCTCTTTCCTGCTTTCCGGGTCAACAAGTTTACAGTCGGTATCAGGCGCCGGCACTCCCAACCCCTTCTTCTCTTTACCCATAAAACCGGTAATCTTCGAAAAAGGAGTTATGTTGAAATGGGTCAGCGGTCCGGTTTCAGTCAGGCCGTAACCTTCCGATACAGGCGAACCGATTTCCTTCTTGACCTTCTCCGAAACCTCATCGGGCAGCGGCGCTGCCCCGCTCATCGGTATGGCGTTAAGCCTGCCCACTTTTGCTTCAGCGATTCTCATCAGCTGGGTCGGAACGGCTGGAATCATAAGCGGCCTGTACTTGCGGATATGCTCAACTATCGCCTCGCTATCCCGCGGATCAGGCATTAATATAATGCGCAGTCCAAGGTTTACTGCCGACTGGGCAATATACTGCCCGTAAGCATGAAAGAGCGGGACAGGTAAAAAGAAAGAGGCCTTACCGGCGATTCCCTTGATCATCGGTTTCATGATCCAGGGAAACCCCTGCCTTAAGTTGCTGTAGCGGTTGAAGTGGGTGAGCATTACTCCCTTGGGCACTCCTGTCGCCCCACCGGTGAAGGCTAAAATCGCCAGATCTTCTCTGGGGTTAATCTCAACTGCAGGTGCAATTGGATCATTATCCTGCAAAACCTTGCGGAAGTCATGTACTCCCGGCGGCAGGGGGCCTTTCGCAAATTCCAGATCATAGCCGCTTTTCGCTGAAATCACGACCTGTTCAATCAGTCCCTTTTCTTTCAGCTCCAGCACCTTTTCCAGCTTATCTTCCCGGCAGAAGATCACCCGGCTGCCCGAGCTTTCAATCTCATGCCGCAGGCCGGTTCCGGTCCGTAAAATGCTTACCGGAACGATCACGCCACCGCACTTCAAAATAGCCCATTCAGCAATGATGAATTCCGGACAGTTGGGCAGGTAGATGCAGACTCTATCGCCCTTATTTACACCCATCCCGGCCAGCCCCGCAGCCAGCCGGTCAACCTGTTCTTTCAGCTCTTTATACCTTAACTCCCGTTCTTGAAAAAGAATAGCCGTCTGCCGCGGATACTTTTCCGCCGCATTATCCAGTGCTGAAAAGAGCGGAACTTCCGGATAGGGTTTTAAAGATCTGTCGAGCTTGTACGGCCCCATCATATAGCTGTCGAGCCAGGGTTTATCGGCATAACTCATCAGCATACCTCCCCCAGACCGGCAGCAAGCTCACTCAAACCGAGTTCCATCAGTTTCTCCTCCGTGGGATAACCCTTCTCCTGATCCCAGCCCCGGTAGTCGTAATAGCTGTTTTTTAGAGACTCAAGCAGCGGCTTATCAATAACCATCCCTTTCGACGGTCCCTGCTGCAGCGGTTCGCTGAGCAGTCTTTCCGGCAGGGTATCCGCTTCACGGTCTATCCCTTCACGGATACAGTAAAGCCGCATCAGGTTGTAGATCCGGTCTCCGGCCAGGCGGAAACCTTCTTCGTCCATTTCCCAGCCCAGTCCGTTGTTGATCAGGTCAAGATAATCCTGGGCCTGCAGCAGCAGGGCCATAAACTTGCAGGCGCCGATGCAATCGAACATGGTCAGAGCATTTTCAAGATCAACCAGGATCTTCGCCTCTTCAGGTCTGGGGTTAAAGGGGTCTTCAATCTGGCTTTCCGGCACCAGCAAAATGGGCATATCGACGAAGGCAGGCGCCTCGATAAAGCCGGTGATATGGTCACCTCCCCGGTTGGCTGTTACATAGCCGAGCCCGCAGATTTTCGCCGCTCTCGGATCGTAGGCCGGCATCTCCAGGCCTTTCACATGCATGGCAAAAGCCTCTGAACCACCACCGATTATTTCAGACATCCGTCTTGTCCCCTCGGCCAGCAGGTCACCCAGTCCTCGCCGGTGGGCGATCATATCCAGCAGTTCGATCAGAGCTTCGCCATCGCCGAACTCAGGCTTATAACCATCTGCCCTGTCAGGTGGCAACAACCCCTTCTCCTGGCACTCCATGGCAAAGGCTATCGAAGACCCGGCGCTGATCGTATCCAGCCCCAGGTCATTACAGAGATAGTTGGCCATTGTGATCGTATTCATATTATCAATGCCGCACTGGGCTCCCAGGGTATTGACACTCTCATATTCCGGTCCTTCCCCTTTATGCCCCTTGTATTTGCCTTCCTTTATCTCCGTTCCCCGGCCGCAGGCAATGGGGCAGGCAAAGCAGGAAACACCCTTGACCAGCACTTTTTCCGATAAGGCCTGTCCACCCACTTCATCGATCCCTTCAAATACCCCGCCCTGCCAGTTGTGGGTCGGGTATCCGCCGCGGACGTTCACCATATCGGAGATCATATTCGTCCCGTAGCTCTCGAAGCCGATCTTCAGGATCGATTCATTGATGAAGTCAAGCTGCTGCTTGGCCGACTGTTTGAACTGTTCAGGCTGAGCCAGTTCAACCGGCCTCCGGCCTGAACAGGCCACCGCTTTCAGCTTTTTAGAACCCAACACCGCACCGACCCCGCAGCGCCCGGCCGCCCGGTGTTTTTCGTTGATGATCGCCGCGTAGCGGACCATATTCTCACCGGCAGGCCCAATTGCCGCCACATGCCAGCGGCCTGGATGTTCAGCTTTGATCATTTCTTCCGTTTCACTGACCGTCCTGCCCCAGAGCCCTTCAGCGCTTTTCAGTACAGCTTCCCCTTCATTTATAGCCAGGTAGACCGGCCTTTCTGCTGCTCCCTCGAGAATAATTCCGTCGAATCCGGCCTGCTTCAGGGCCGGTCCGAAAGAACCTCCTGAATTGGCGTGACCCCAGATACCGGTCTGCGGTGATTTAGTTACCACCGAATAGCGACTGGCGCTGGCCGACCTGGTCCCGGTAAGCGGTCCGGTCATGAAGATCAGCTTGTTCTCCGGTCCTAAGGGATCCACTCCCTTCGGCACCTCATCAAAAAGGTAACGGGTAGCCAGGCCGGCGCCTCCGATAAATTGGCGGGCCCAGTCTTCCCTGGTCACTTCTTCCGTAATCCTTCCATCGCTTAAATTAACCCTTAGTAACTTCCCTGTATATCCATATGTCATCGCTTACCCTCCCCGTTATTATTCAGGCTGCCGTCAGACACCAAGTTCAGCCCTGAATCTTTTCATATTCTCCCGGTACTCTTCCACTTCTTGCCCAGTCATATCATCGGGATAGACTACCGGGTATGGAGTTAAAGCATTGACTATCGTATTGGCATACGGGGCAATAGTCACAACCTTGACCTTGTCACCGTGCTCCAGCACCACCTTACCCGACATGAAATCAGGAGTAAACCTGCTCTTCTTGGTCAAAATGCTCTTCCAGTTCTGCGGAGTTGCCGCAAGCAGGAAATCTGCCTCGGCAAGCGCTTCCTCCTCGGTAAAAAAGCCAATCCTGGTCAGCTTGCCCTGGTCAAAAAAGGTACCGAAAATAATATCCTCGTCAATACCCCAG contains:
- a CDS encoding AMP-binding protein; translated protein: MSYADKPWLDSYMMGPYKLDRSLKPYPEVPLFSALDNAAEKYPRQTAILFQERELRYKELKEQVDRLAAGLAGMGVNKGDRVCIYLPNCPEFIIAEWAILKCGGVIVPVSILRTGTGLRHEIESSGSRVIFCREDKLEKVLELKEKGLIEQVVISAKSGYDLEFAKGPLPPGVHDFRKVLQDNDPIAPAVEINPREDLAILAFTGGATGVPKGVMLTHFNRYSNLRQGFPWIMKPMIKGIAGKASFFLPVPLFHAYGQYIAQSAVNLGLRIILMPDPRDSEAIVEHIRKYRPLMIPAVPTQLMRIAEAKVGRLNAIPMSGAAPLPDEVSEKVKKEIGSPVSEGYGLTETGPLTHFNITPFSKITGFMGKEKKGLGVPAPDTDCKLVDPESRKEVPFGETGEIVVRGPQVMKGYWPDPGSGLDQDGWLHTGDIGFMDEDGFFHLSDRIKDMVNVSGNKVYTTEVDEVLFRHPDVLMAAAFGVPDPDNPGSERVMAVIQLKEGGEHRVEAAELQQYCREHLPPYAVPKQIKFVKEIPLTVTEKVFKKSLRDEAIAEMSGGRGC
- a CDS encoding aldehyde ferredoxin oxidoreductase family protein; translated protein: MTYGYTGKLLRVNLSDGRITEEVTREDWARQFIGGAGLATRYLFDEVPKGVDPLGPENKLIFMTGPLTGTRSASASRYSVVTKSPQTGIWGHANSGGSFGPALKQAGFDGIILEGAAERPVYLAINEGEAVLKSAEGLWGRTVSETEEMIKAEHPGRWHVAAIGPAGENMVRYAAIINEKHRAAGRCGVGAVLGSKKLKAVACSGRRPVELAQPEQFKQSAKQQLDFINESILKIGFESYGTNMISDMVNVRGGYPTHNWQGGVFEGIDEVGGQALSEKVLVKGVSCFACPIACGRGTEIKEGKYKGHKGEGPEYESVNTLGAQCGIDNMNTITMANYLCNDLGLDTISAGSSIAFAMECQEKGLLPPDRADGYKPEFGDGEALIELLDMIAHRRGLGDLLAEGTRRMSEIIGGGSEAFAMHVKGLEMPAYDPRAAKICGLGYVTANRGGDHITGFIEAPAFVDMPILLVPESQIEDPFNPRPEEAKILVDLENALTMFDCIGACKFMALLLQAQDYLDLINNGLGWEMDEEGFRLAGDRIYNLMRLYCIREGIDREADTLPERLLSEPLQQGPSKGMVIDKPLLESLKNSYYDYRGWDQEKGYPTEEKLMELGLSELAAGLGEVC